In Microbulbifer pacificus, the genomic stretch GCAGATCCTGTAGATAGACGCCGTCGAGAGCATCCAGGCTTTCGGCAAAGCCATCACTGTTCTGGCGGCGATTGAGCAATGCCAGTTCCGCGCGGGTGCGCTGTATGCGGTGTACAAGGTCGTCGTTATAGAGCTCTGCAATCAATTCGCCGGCGTTGACCTTATCTCCGCGTTTAAGCGCCATTTGCTTAAGTACAGCACCGGTCGGCGCCATCACCTTTTGCTGCGCGGAAAAATAGGTGCTGGCTGGAATCTGCATTGGCCAGGGCAGGGGAGTGAATAGCAGTGCGAGAAGCAAAGCCGCTGCGCACAATGCGGTTGGGCGAAACCGTTGCAGAGTGTTGGTGCCGGCAGACTCCGGTTGGACGTTATCCATATCACTATTTTCATTCTCGGTGTGTTTGGTCGGGCTGCCAGCAGGGAGGCCTGGCTTTACCATGTTCTGTTCCCGCAGGTATGACCGGAGAGCCTGGATTTCCCGCATTGCAGGGATGATCAACAGCAGACTGATGCAGATCACAAACAGCAAAATTCCCGCGGCCTTGAACAGCAGCTGGTAGGCGGCGTAACTGATGCCGGCGAACACCAACAGCCGGTAAATCAGGCTGGTTAGCCCGAACAGTCCCAGTAATTGTTGCCTGCGAGTTCGGGGCGCGGGATGATCGCGCAGTAACAGTGACCAGCTCCACTGGCGCAAAATAGTGGTTGCGCTCTGTTGCAGGTTCTTTTCCCGAGTGATGTCGCTCAACAGGTAGTAGCCATCAAATTTCATCAGCGGGTTGGCGTTGATCATGAGTGTCGTAATGAGCGATGCAGTGAACAGGTAAAACATCAACGCGCGCAGAGGGCCGTCGTCCACCAGGCACCAGATCAGTGCCGCCATCACACCCAGAATCAGTTCAAACATCACGCCCGCAGCAGAGATATGCAGCCGCGCTTTGCGTGGAAGGCGCCAGGCGTCCGTAATTTCGCTGTACATGATTGGCATCAGCGCGATCAAACCCGCGCCGATGCTATTGGCACGGACGCCGTAAAGGCGCGCTACACTGGCGTGACCCAATTCGTGAACCAGGCTGAGCAGCAGATAACAGCAAAAGAAAATGGCCGCACCCGCGGCATTCCAGCTGGCACT encodes the following:
- a CDS encoding site-2 protease family protein, with the protein product MQSQCSAPPNFAQNSQAAPNLWPPLRTDLQFHRVREDALQESWLLYDPLRGQYLELGELELLTLQHWRLGSASAIASAITQQRGCTVEVRQIEGIFRFAVDNELLQTSSEKLAQKQASITPQQRRLTRLQQTIFIRRPLFTPDRSSRLLLPLARCTAQYWFYIVLMAAIGFSAISIGQHWPEFLAYFSASWNAAGAAIFFCCYLLLSLVHELGHASVARLYGVRANSIGAGLIALMPIMYSEITDAWRLPRKARLHISAAGVMFELILGVMAALIWCLVDDGPLRALMFYLFTASLITTLMINANPLMKFDGYYLLSDITREKNLQQSATTILRQWSWSLLLRDHPAPRTRRQQLLGLFGLTSLIYRLLVFAGISYAAYQLLFKAAGILLFVICISLLLIIPAMREIQALRSYLREQNMVKPGLPAGSPTKHTENENSDMDNVQPESAGTNTLQRFRPTALCAAALLLALLFTPLPWPMQIPASTYFSAQQKVMAPTGAVLKQMALKRGDKVNAGELIAELYNDDLVHRIQRTRAELALLNRRQNSDGFAESLDALDGVYLQDLLSKQQLLRRLETELKQLQVTAKVSGTVDWTMPGLHPGQYLDLNQPFISIAARGSLAGRAYGEARQVARLHLNADANMHGQFFVLGRWTPIAVRVQSIEKIASRTLQDPALTTDFGGPLQTQPDDRERTADALHVITFNFDPQQSALSAAQRTGYLVLYGEPVSLVQLLTRRIAGVFIRESGV